The sequence below is a genomic window from Lycium ferocissimum isolate CSIRO_LF1 chromosome 9, AGI_CSIRO_Lferr_CH_V1, whole genome shotgun sequence.
ttatttgttctaGACTTAGTGGATAGAGTTATCTCGTACCTATTGTTGATAGGAGTTGACAGTATCTCGTGAATTTAGTCGAGATCCGCACAAGTTTGCCCGGACACCAtaattataaaacaaaaaaagagtaaaaaagcAACATAGGGTAAAAGCATTTTTGAGTGATACCCCTCTCCTTAATTAAAGGTACGGCTCGAGCTTTAGGTATGAAACAAATTCGGGTAGAAAACTTTGTTTCCTTTATGGGTTTTATGCGACGTGAATTCAATATAGTAGgcggaaaacaaaaaaaattgagagatgGTCCAAGTGATATTGTCAAATTAGACTTCTGGCCTTTACCTATTAACTCAAATTTTCGTTTTCGATATCTGATAATTAGAATTATCTTTGACACGATTgaattctttgtttttttatcTTAAGAAGTTGGTAATGAAGATCTACAAGATACCACAACTTACCGACgtaaagtaaataagaaaatttGTCATTCTCCTTCATAAACATATCCCTCTCTTCCTACTAAAAGTATGTAACATTTGTATTTATAGATTTTCctcaaattaagaaaatatattttggtGAAAGAGTGGAACTCGTTGAACTTTGTCAACACctaaaagttttattttatagtAGTTTTATCTTGTGTTTTCTTAGGTCAAATAGGTAAGGATAGCACGTCATTTTGGCATAGGTTATAGTATAAAgcaaagaaaacaataaaagaacaTCAGTTTATTATTTCTAGAGCTATACCAAACATGTAGATTTTTCTAATATAAAGTTCTCTTTCAAATTTATTTCTAGATGGTTCGATGAACCTTGAAATTTTGTCCTTATGTAATGCGTTTAAAATCTGTACACTGCTGGAAAAGAATTACACAATCCGATCACTTATATGATTAGCCCGAGTCCGAGGCCTAAAGGGCACTAAAATGcacaaaataaaccaaaaggggtGCTCCATTCCAcaatataccaaaaggggtataacgtggagggGCCAACGTTAAACCCCCAAAACAATTTTCACCCgtcagaccaaaaaaaaaaattaattaatttaaacatTCTAAACATCATTctacattaaaaattaattttaaaaaaaattattcatctttccaTTTCATTCTACACGACAAACATCATTCTAATAGGAGtcatatatattgtataacgtggatcagtccacgctatacaatatatatatatatatatattttacccccccccccccatacaACTTTTTACAAAAATAGTCTGCAAGACGTTGGCCAGATTTAAATCTTGGGGGGTTATTTCCAAGCATCATATGTTGGGATGTGAGTGGATGATCCGttttagagaaatttcaagTGGTATGTGGAAGGCAGGCAAAACGGTTCTCCAATACAGTTGTCTCACGGATGATTACAGGAAGGATCATTCCAATTTGAACAGTCACCTAATTGCTACTACGTTGATACCATATATTATGGTCGATCCATACATCAATATTAATCCAGttcaggaaaaaataaaaggattgcATACGTTTACTCCTAGTTATAGAAAAGCACAAAAGGGGCGTAAGAAAGCTATTGAAATGGTATTTGGAGATTTTGAAACCTCTTTAGAGACATTGCCCCGATATATGGCATCGCAAAATATTTCAATGCTGGGACCGTTGTTGAGTGGGAGCACCGACCAACTACAATGCAAGGCGAACacatcttcaagtttcttttcCGGCTTCTAAACCAAGCATCGATGGATTCAAAAATTGCGGGCCGGTCATCTCAATAGACCGCACTATCCGTACGGGTAAGTATGAGATGAAACTCGTTAATTCTGTTGAATTGATGCGAACAATAACATTTTTCCACTTGCATATGCTATTGTTGCACACGAGAGCTTTGAGTCTTGGACGTGGTTCCTTGTGTTGTTGTGGAGACATATTGTTTGTGGGAGACAAGGAATTGGACTTATTTCTAACCGTCATCAGGGCATCTTGCAATGTGTCCAAACACATGATTGGTTACAACCACCATCCACGCACCATAGGTTTTGTGTTCGGCATTTGAAAAgcaattttaataaaaagttcCTTAACAGTGACCTTGAGAAGCTAATGTGGTTGGCGGCTACAGAGCACCAGAAGAAGAAGTATAAAATGAGGATGGAACAAATCAAAAGATTGTCACCTCCAGCGCATCTGTGGTTAAAAGCTCTCCTGAAGGAGAAATGGACATTGAATAAGGATAACGGTCATAACTGGGGGCTATGACAACGAATGTCTCTGAGTCTTACAAAGGTTTATTGAAGAAAGCTTGTGGATTGCCCATTACTGCCATGGTCCGTTATACgtttaaaaatcttgttgatcGGTTTGTTGAGAGAAGCACCTTTGCTGATTTGTTGATTGCGGATAAAAAGTTTTGGTCGCTCGCAgttgaaaagaagtttgatgaatacTGGGAGAGGTCCCTAAAGAACACTGACATAAAGCAATACAATACAGCTGAAGGGGTCTTTGAGATTCTGACATTTGCACACGAAGGTAAAAGCGGAAATATCCATAAAGTCTCTGCCGAAGGGAAAAAGTGTTCGTGTGGGAAGTGGAGAAACTACCATATGCCATGTTCACATGCCATTAAATTTTGTGATATCCGCAGAATTCAACCAAAGACCTATGTTAGCAAGTACTACAGTTGCAGGTATTACAAGCAAACATACAGTGGAAATTTTTCACCGTTGGGTCACAAGCGAACTTCAGAAGCGTGGAGTACAACTagaaggaggaatgaaatggatatagcTCCTGCTCGCATGGCTAGGAAGTGTAGTACGTGCAAGCAAATAGGTCATAACAAGAATCGCTGCCCCGACAGAAATCagtagttgttgttgcttgttggttcttatgttttttctGAAGTTGTACGATCGttgtttccttatgtaatcttTCAAGAATATATAATATGCCTTGTGCCGTTTAATAACgtatgtaatttaacatttactactcagttaatgtgtgacgtttatttaacttatattttagtattttttttttatgttcgcatatataacacatatttaattattgtatgagttaaaatatttgtttgagttgattattatatgacttgtggtgtatgtttgagttaaaaattactgaaattttttttttattaaaaaaaagccGGATATGATTTAAATCTGGCCAACGTCTTACAAACtatttttgtaaaacgtttggGGGGGTGGGtgtaaaataaattttgtataacgtggatccgTCCACGTTACACAATATATACGACTTCTATTAGAATGATGTTTGTCGTGTAGAATGAAATGGGAAGATGAATAAGATTGTATAATACAAAATTAGAAATTTTGTATAACgcggatcagtccacgttatacttttaaattaattaattaatttttatttttttttggtctgaCAGGctgaaatttttttggggggtatAACGTTGGCCCGCCTAAAGGGCACTAAAATGcacaaaataaaccaaaaggggtGCTCCATTCCAcaatataccaaaaggggtataacgttggcccctccacgttataccccttttggtttattttgtgcattttagtgccctttaggctccggactcacGGTAAATTTCTACTATAAAATTGATCTGTAACGAGATAAAATTTGATTCCTAGCATGTTATAACAAGATAGCATAAATAATCTTCGTACTACATAATCCGTGTATATAACTAAAATCCTAATATAAtaggattaaaagatgactcattTGGACCATTACTATCATGTAGGCATTGATTAGTgtcttactatttttttttttaaatcctatTTGGAAGCATTATGAACACAAATTCAACGAAAGCAAAAGAAGATTATCGAATTGTCCAAATGGGCAAATGGGACTAGAGTTCTAAAAGTGAAAAAGGAAATGTCCTTATCCACGACTTAAGTGATGCATTTAGGACAAGtacttagaaaaagaaaaacgtgTTGACCGTTAGCCTTAATTGATTAGCTTTTGTGTAGCTCAATTATTTGTTGGCATCGACTATCTCTTACTAATACATGTACGGGATAGCTTGCACACCGCGACTATTCGGCCGATACAATTACCTTCCCACCAGCACATGTACCGAGTAACTCTACCCAAAACTTTTTAAATAAGAATGGTTTCCAGACCAACTTGCATGCATCTCTACTATTCAATCAGTACCTATTATCTCCCCACCAAAACATGTAACTTGGTGATAATCAGGCTAGCTTGCACACCACGACTATTCGACCAGTACTATTACCTTCCCACCAACACATGTAAACTTAGTAACTCTATTCATATAGT
It includes:
- the LOC132031913 gene encoding uncharacterized protein LOC132031913; the protein is MTTNVSESYKGLLKKACGLPITAMVRYTFKNLVDRFVERSTFADLLIADKKFWSLAVEKKFDEYWERSLKNTDIKQYNTAEGVFEILTFAHEGKSGNIHKVSAEGKKCSCGKWRNYHMPCSHAIKFCDIRRIQPKTYVSKYYSCRYYKQTYSGNFSPLGHKRTSEAWSTTRRRNEMDIAPARMARKCSTCKQIGHNKNRCPDRNQ